The Papio anubis isolate 15944 chromosome 1, Panubis1.0, whole genome shotgun sequence genome window below encodes:
- the SPATA46 gene encoding spermatogenesis-associated protein 46 isoform X2, with amino-acid sequence MENFSLLSISGPPISSSALSAFPDIMFSRATSLPDCSLGDTQHGEKLRRNCTIYRPWFSPYSYFVCADKESHLEAYDFPEVQQDEGKWDNCLSEDMAESICSSSSSAENTCPREATKKSRRGLDSITSQDILMASRWHPAQQNGYKCAACCRMYPTLDFLKSHIKRGFREGFSCKVYYRKLKALWSKEQKAWLGDRLSSGSCQAFNSPAEHLR; translated from the exons ATGGAGAACTTCTCACTCCTCAGCATCTCTGGACCTCCAATCTCTTCCTCCGCCCTGAGTGCTTTTCCCGACATTATGTTCTCTCGTGCCACCAGCCTGCCAG ACTGCAGCTTGGGGGACACCCAGCACGGAGAGAAGCTGAGGCGGAACTGCACTATCTACCGGCCCTGGTTCTCCCCCTACAGCTACTTTGTGTGTGCAGACAAAGAGAGCCACCTGGAAGCTTACGACTTCCCAGAGGTGCAACAGGATGAGGGCAAGTGGGACAACTGCCTTTCCGAGGACATGGCTGAGAGCATCTGTTCGTCCTCTTCCTCCGCAGAGAACACTTGTCCTCGAGAAGCCACCAAGAAATCCAGGCGTGGCCTGGACTCCATCACATCTCAGGACATCCTAATGGCTTCCAGGTGGCACCCAGCACAGCAGAACGGCTACAAGTGCGCGGCCTGCTGCCGCATGTACCCCACCCTGGACTTCCTTAAGAGCCACATCAAGAGAGGCTTCAGGGAGGGCTTCAGCTGCAAGGTGTACTACCGGAAGCTCAAAGCCCTCTGGAGTAAGGAGCAGAAGGCCTGGCTCGGAGACAGGCTCTCCTCGGGCAGCTGCCAGGCCTTCAATAGTCCTGCTGAACACCTTAGGTAA
- the SPATA46 gene encoding spermatogenesis-associated protein 46 isoform X1 yields the protein MENFSLLSISGPPISSSALSAFPDIMFSRATSLPDIAKTAVPTEASSPAQALPPQYQSITVRQGIQNTVLSPDCSLGDTQHGEKLRRNCTIYRPWFSPYSYFVCADKESHLEAYDFPEVQQDEGKWDNCLSEDMAESICSSSSSAENTCPREATKKSRRGLDSITSQDILMASRWHPAQQNGYKCAACCRMYPTLDFLKSHIKRGFREGFSCKVYYRKLKALWSKEQKAWLGDRLSSGSCQAFNSPAEHLR from the exons ATGGAGAACTTCTCACTCCTCAGCATCTCTGGACCTCCAATCTCTTCCTCCGCCCTGAGTGCTTTTCCCGACATTATGTTCTCTCGTGCCACCAGCCTGCCAG ACATTGCAAAGACAGCGGTACCCACTGAGGCATCCAGCCCAGCTCAGGCCCTGCCACCCCAGTACCAAAGCATCACTGTCCGGCAAGGGATACAAAACACAGTGCTCTCACCAG ACTGCAGCTTGGGGGACACCCAGCACGGAGAGAAGCTGAGGCGGAACTGCACTATCTACCGGCCCTGGTTCTCCCCCTACAGCTACTTTGTGTGTGCAGACAAAGAGAGCCACCTGGAAGCTTACGACTTCCCAGAGGTGCAACAGGATGAGGGCAAGTGGGACAACTGCCTTTCCGAGGACATGGCTGAGAGCATCTGTTCGTCCTCTTCCTCCGCAGAGAACACTTGTCCTCGAGAAGCCACCAAGAAATCCAGGCGTGGCCTGGACTCCATCACATCTCAGGACATCCTAATGGCTTCCAGGTGGCACCCAGCACAGCAGAACGGCTACAAGTGCGCGGCCTGCTGCCGCATGTACCCCACCCTGGACTTCCTTAAGAGCCACATCAAGAGAGGCTTCAGGGAGGGCTTCAGCTGCAAGGTGTACTACCGGAAGCTCAAAGCCCTCTGGAGTAAGGAGCAGAAGGCCTGGCTCGGAGACAGGCTCTCCTCGGGCAGCTGCCAGGCCTTCAATAGTCCTGCTGAACACCTTAGGTAA